The genomic DNA ATTACAATAACTTGATCGATCAGTAAAATTACATATGCAATTCAAAATAGTTGAATCGGCAGATCAGTAAAATTCATTATCAAAGCTTGGTGACTGCGGCGTAAACCTAAGAAAATGATTGCTAAAAACACGTGATAGTGTGCCATTCTTGAGCTTATTCCTGAATCTGCACATGGGAATACGAATGAAAAAAGGCACAAAAACTAGCATAGGAAAGAATGAAAATTGATGGTTTTTAAACTTATACCTGCAAGCCGAATAAGCAGAACCTGTATGCAAATAAATCTAGTGAGTTCTGTACCTGGTATTAACAATGAAGCAATGGTTTATATCCCGAGTAAGATTAGTGTTTTGAACCGAAATAAAAATCACAAACATAggaaaatataataatattaatgCAAATTTAAACATAAAACCCTTTTTCTACCTCATATGGAGCTTTTCTAGTACTGATTGCATCATTTTCATTAAAAATGGGAATGCTCCTCAAAGCTAATAAAGAGTTCACTGTCTGACAAAGCTGTACTCTAAAGTCCGCTTTCTTGAAATTATTATCAGTGACCAAGAGTTGAGATGATGTCACATCCAACtgcaaaaaaaaaattgtttgaATACAAAAAAGCTCCTTCTTAAGGTAATAAGTCTATGATGTATAATATGTCAGCAGAATGCAAATGTATATCAATATTCTTCTGTTTTTGAAACTTGAAaatcataatagtacacataTATCTTAAATATACCCGGCTGAATAATGTGTCATAGAGTGCCATGAGGCCATTCTGTCCAACAGCTGCACATGTTTTTCCATCAAGTTCAACTTGAGGCTTTTGGAGATCAGCAAAACTGTGAGAGAAAAGACATTCGATGTAGAAGATTCTGTTGATTGACTCTAAAAGAAAGGCATCTTTTACATTAAATTTACTTGCGTCTTTTTCTCCAACTGCAAAGACATTCGATGTAGAAGGTTCTGTAGATTGACTCTGATCCGTAATATTGACACAGTCATGGACTAAAGACACAAGTGCATGGAGGGACTGCATAACAAGCGGCTCCAGTTCATGCGATGTGGTCCTTTCTATAAGATTCTTTGCTTTCGTACCCATGGTCAAACAATCTTTGTTCAGATTAGGCACATCATTATCTGTTAAGAAagcattttatttttttattaatgcTTGGAATCAGAGTTATATGCTCAGCATTTAGACGGATAGAAAGGACAGAAATATGAGATAGCAGTCATATACGTACAAAGTCTGGAGAACAATATAACAACATAAGAGAAGCAAACCTGTTTTTTTATCAAATAGGTCTGCTGTATTTATTACTGTTTGGCCCACAACATTTGAAGCTGTACAAAGCACTTGGTTCTATTCATATCACGAAAGCCACAGTTATTGCAATGCTTATTGTTATTCTAATTATGAAACATTGAACATACATATAATTCTTACAACCTAAATATTGTTTATCACAATAAAAGGTTTCATGACATTTAATTCATAATATTACAATCGATGCAATAAATTTACTAACGAATTATCAAAGACACAAATTCTAGACTTTTAATTAGCAAAAATAGAAAGTAAGAGGAGACAAATACAACTTCACAACATATTACAACTCTAAAATAATAGGTGGAATTAAGAATTTAGAAGGGAGCACTTGTGTATGAAAGCACAAAGGCCGCAAATTTGATAACTAATGAAACAGGAAACAAGAAATcatgatttttttaaatttaaaagtaCGAAGTTCACACAATTTACACTTCCAGTTCAGGCAAACAGATTTACACACGCATCATTATGAGACTAGTTAAACATAAGACAAAAAAACCGTCAACTTTTCAAGTGCACAAAGTTACATGTGAAATGCAGGGTTCTCTAGACAAAACATTTTTTTACCAAAAAAGTATAACTGAAGTGATTGGCAAACGAGTACAGCGATAACTAATGATgtaatcacaagtaaaaacataAACACTAATGATCTAACCTCTTGAATATAATAGCTGCAATCTATACTTGTATCAACCTTAACTCACTATCTGTTTCTAAGCTAAAATAATTACCAATCTGTTTTCTGGTTCCCCCTCCAACAACTAACCTTGGACAATTTAATGCTGAACAGAAACACATATTCTATATATTCACATAAAGAAGAAAGTTACACAATGGATTCACTATGTGCTGGAATGTTGTATGTAGATTGTGCTTCCTTTGTCTATTTGTAGCTAGGTAAGTTACAATAATCAGTAAAGCATGCTGAATGACAGGTACAAGAAACACCGCTAAATCTTTAAGTACTAAACATATTTAATTAGTCAACCACATAGGCATAATCTAATTGATTATGATTAGTAGTTGATAATAATTAATTTCATAATACATTATTACTAGTTGATTCAAAATCTAATTGTTAGTTAATCACATCTTTCACACTTAAAAAAACAAAAGGGAGATAAAAAAACTAGAGTACCTGGGATTGTATCTCTCCTTATCAGTGGACGATATATCACCCGGGTAGTGAACTTGCTCCACAAGAAGGTAATAATGTAATTGGTGCAATTCCAACTTGCTCCTTCTTGGCCACAACACTCTTCCTACTGTCATGCCATTCAAGAATTATAGTAGACGTGATGCTTGAATCACACTATGAAGATACCTACTTCTTCATTTCCATACTGTGTTGCTGGCGAGAAGTGTAACCAACAACACTCGCAGAGCCTAAACATTTTTTCCACTAATCATCAGCCATTTCCAAAAAATTGCACCAATTACAAGCAGAGCTCAGCCGAAAAGGTAATTAAAGACGCACAATTTACTTTGCTCCGTATCACTGGATTATGTCAAGAACACTAACTAAAGGTTATAACAAAGTGGTAAAAAGAGAATACCTTAACAAAACCTAGCTGAAGATGTCTTTACGAAAGCTTGAACTCCCAATCGAACTAAAACCCCAATTGGAAAAGCCCTAAAATCAAAGTATAAAGCCCTAATTGCCTGAAGTTTTACAGTGTGCATATATGTTAAGTAGAGTGTagattatatatatttaaatcaGAGGAAATATGTACCAAAAGAACTAAAGCCCCAATTTAAAGCCCTAGAAATCCTGCAAAATCATATAAATTGAAAAGCTAGTAACAACCTCTAAATTAGAGTCATATAATTGTGGATTCAAATATCAATTTGTTCTTCAATTAATTGAGAGAGACtgttttgagagagagagagagagtcgagAGAGAGTGCTTGTAAGAGAGATTGTTTGGCTGAGTGTGTTTTGTCTAAATAATTATGTCCACGTCTTTTTCGTTTTAGGGGGGAAAATCCCGCCCATTTTTCACCTAGTAAATGTAgtatttttcattttattatattttagtttttaattttgaaaattaatttattatttattaaataataatctAAAAATGTGACTTTTAAATATATGTACaattaataaattttataatttatattatattatatattacattCTTGATTCATTAGTAATtcataatataattttaatactagttttatgataatatttccactttgatattttaaaactaaaaaagTAGCTAATGTAACACCATGTGTTGGTGTTACAAGTTGTGCAACACCGTCATTTTTCTGCAACACTATTTTTATAACTGTTGTAACACTAACTGAGAGGTGTTACAATAGGACAAAAATTTCTTAGCTAATGTAACGCTCAttgtaacacttgcattacagtagcccacttatggcgtagtggcaccacctgtgacctccttaaggatggctaaggtgattttccttgcaagTACAACTAGActttggagctatgagaggagtgataaacttgtgagaatgagtgtaaacacgagtggagagaagagtgaaacacatgtgaggtacacaaaacagaatcacacactcacagtgaggaagaaatagaaacaccatatcccattccctatccctaaacatggttcttgatacttcaagtctcgattctgtttatgattggaacttaactcttaggaacctaacattacagattggattagaatacttagagacctaacaagttgggagctaacaattggtaacaattggtgatctcacagttgggaggtataaggatttgggaatattggttaacaggatgatcaacagtgaagccattttacagaatttcaagggacatggttgatcagactctgccttgttatttcttttccaaccaagtgaaatatgagaacttcttCAGACGACATCATACATTCCTTCTgtaagggggagataaaagcgtatataatagtttggaggattcctcaactaagggggagaaatagcagggatgaggaaaaaggtaaagcacatgtacactacaccacaccattgttgtttgtaactacggatcctattgtacgggagaggtggtaaacacaaggtgatttcctagtgattagaagaagtggtttggttcatcactattctttataaggggagaagttgttttccaaaaggggagtaccattggttttaaCTGTgtatcctattgtacgggagatgtggtaaacgaaggtgatctcctttaagcagttgattctcatagggggagaagcaagagagatatgtgcttctcaacaagAAATGTGGTTATACAAAAGATGttgttgatgattacttcaagactgggaagtattatctggcagagatttgaagaaccaaggaaatgaagatgaaactacttgaagatcaattcagtgctagaggaacaagcgtctttcatttcagttactcaagaaatctggaaatgcagtatttgatccagaaaaccagtagtattatttacaagtcctggtactttactttttctagttgttagttgagttatcctctctatttaatttctttattaggtttaacaatcaaatagggggagattgttggtgagactgcgtagctgtatgaacagttacgtgataactcaacacgataacaacactagaacaggacaggttaataatactacgtctacacaagaaatcaggaagaatgaagacaagacaaatacaaagaatcagaagattagaagaaggcctgaagtctatctacaggtcactgaaaatagttcattaatatgatcatacctcagtgaagaacaaaggttaaagacttttagggttttataaatgttgaagattcagtatacaagtgctaccggaagatttcagtgtattggcattgattgaaaatagacagtattcgaagcataggaatctgaagaattgaagacagggtatagacataggttaatgaagacgttgtctgaAGTACCATAAGGGATTCCAGtaaaagtacagttgtttattgacagtcagtgtctgaagagataaagttgttgcaagcttaacaatttaatcaaggctataatatgaagacctgaatcggggtaagtcgtctgtgaaccagaccagttgcactagacGTCAACAGCTCGtaaaaggaatctgggtattatttatagaaggattgttaagttgaggaacatacttggattgaacgtttatctgttaaagtacgaggagtgatgcgcggggtatacagctaaacaactcaggggactgacgaagctcaaagtttacatgttaaattaaataaatttatttagtggacttta from Apium graveolens cultivar Ventura chromosome 5, ASM990537v1, whole genome shotgun sequence includes the following:
- the LOC141724230 gene encoding uncharacterized protein LOC141724230 is translated as MGTKAKNLIERTTSHELEPLVMQSLHALVSLVHDCVNITDQSQSTEPSTSNVFAVGEKDASKFNVKDAFLLESINRIFYIECLFSHSFADLQKPQVELDGKTCAAVGQNGLMALYDTLFSRLDVTSSQLLVTDNNFKKADFRVQLCQTVNSLLALRSIPIFNENDAISTRKAPYEVLLIRLADSGISSRMAHYHVFLAIIFLGLRRSHQALIMNFTDLPIQLF